The nucleotide sequence TTTTCGACCTTCATCCTGCCTGCGGACGCCTCCGGCCCGATCGAGCTGTTTGGCACGCGGGTGGCACCGGCGGTGCGCGAAAAGGTGGCGGCGGCGCGTGCGGCACTGGGCACGCAGACGGCGTCAACGCGCTCGTCGAGCGCCCTCGCCCAGCGTCGCCCCGGCATTGACTATGACGGCATTCCCAAAGATCTGGCGCCGCAGGCCGTCGAGCCGGGCGACCACGATTTTCCGAAATTCCGCTCGACCTACATCCACAAGGGCAATCCCGGGCTCGTGCTGCGGCCGAAAAAGGCTGAGGAGGTCTCTGAAGCGGTCGCCTATGCCGCGCGGCAAAGCGTGCCGCTGGCGGTGCGCAGTGGCGGGCACGGCATTTCGGGACGGGCCACCAATGACGGCGGCATTGTCATCGATCTGGGGCAGATGAATGCGATCAAACTGCTCGATGAAAAGAGCGGTCTGTTTCGTGTCGGGCCTGGTGCACGCTGGGGTGAGGTTGCCGCGGCCCTGGCGCCGCATGGGCTCGGCATGAGCTCGGGCGACTATGGTGGCGTGGGTGTTGGCGGTCTCGCGACGGCGGGCGGCATAGGCTATTTCACGCGCAAGCATGGGCTGACGCTGGATCATGTGCAGGCGGCGGACGTGGTGCTCGCTGACGGTTCGATGGTGCGGGCGGATCGGGAGAACAACGCCGATCTCTTCTGGGCGCTGCGCGGCGCCGGTGGCAATTTCGGCGTGGTGACCGCGTTCGAAATGGACGCCTATCCAGTGGGTAATGTGGTGTTCGCCCAGATCACCTATGATCTCAGCGATGCCCAGAGCGTGTTGCCGCGCTGGGCAGAGGCGGTCGAAAAATCGCCGCGGGAGGTGACGAGCTTCCTCTCCATGGTGCCGGGACGGGCCGGCAACCAGCCCATCGCACAGGCGAGCGTCGTGATCATGAGCAATGATCCAGAATTCGCCGAACCGCTGCTGCAGCCGTTCCTCGCCGTCGGGCCGATCCTCGGCAGCCAGGCCTATATCATTCCTTATGCGTCGCTAGTGGAGAGCAGTTTTGACTGTCATGACGGGGCAGGAAAGCTCGTGGGCCACTCGGGCCTGCTGACCACACTGACACCGGACATCGCGCGGTTCCAATACCGCCAGCGGCGTGAGCGGAGGTGACTGGGAAGCGAAAAGAAGGCCCC is from Devosia sp. SD17-2 and encodes:
- a CDS encoding LLM class flavin-dependent oxidoreductase gives rise to the protein MTDYGHSLRFGTFITPSAQKVDAVVALAQETEAYGLDLVTFQDHPYQSNFVDTWTLLSYVAAKTSRVSLSGNVLNLPLRQPAVLARAVASLDLLSKGRVELGLGAGAFWDGIEAMGEDKLSPGQSVDALDEGIGIIRGIWDAGAAGGVRVDGTYHKARGARRGPLPHHQIGIWLGAYKPRMLKLIGRKADGWLPSQGYIKSPDLVESNAIIDEAAIEAGRDPRDIRRLLNIGGRLTTTDDVNAMIEQLTALALEQGFSTFILPADASGPIELFGTRVAPAVREKVAAARAALGTQTASTRSSSALAQRRPGIDYDGIPKDLAPQAVEPGDHDFPKFRSTYIHKGNPGLVLRPKKAEEVSEAVAYAARQSVPLAVRSGGHGISGRATNDGGIVIDLGQMNAIKLLDEKSGLFRVGPGARWGEVAAALAPHGLGMSSGDYGGVGVGGLATAGGIGYFTRKHGLTLDHVQAADVVLADGSMVRADRENNADLFWALRGAGGNFGVVTAFEMDAYPVGNVVFAQITYDLSDAQSVLPRWAEAVEKSPREVTSFLSMVPGRAGNQPIAQASVVIMSNDPEFAEPLLQPFLAVGPILGSQAYIIPYASLVESSFDCHDGAGKLVGHSGLLTTLTPDIARFQYRQRRERR